In one window of Methanolobus mangrovi DNA:
- a CDS encoding phosphotransacetylase family protein, which produces MVSILISSSEEYSGKSSICMGLGKIFQDSGLKVGYMKPVGNLLIDVHGSLTDEDSEGIKKLLGIEDPAKYITPVHLTDSLIDDALKGVEKDLDERLVEAYSVVSKDKDIVFIEGTGGIGGGSMYGLSDPEIASKLETKMLLVTRFDSISAVDRILCDMRIIGNNEMLTGLILNEVPLNMADRVSDLVVPFLEKKGIKVFGTIHEDDTLRSVFISEIVEDLHAEVLVAPHKLDQLVEHYLVGAMEVGSAIKYFRRQPNSAVITGGDRADLQMAAIESRVKCLILTGNMRPSGAVLASAEEAEIPVILVRGDTMNTIERMENLIGHAHIKQQVKLDRVVELLKNHLDIPAIAESIGVELK; this is translated from the coding sequence ATGGTTTCAATATTGATCAGTTCATCAGAAGAGTACTCAGGTAAGAGTTCTATATGTATGGGTTTGGGGAAGATCTTCCAGGACAGCGGTCTGAAAGTGGGTTACATGAAACCTGTGGGAAATCTCCTTATCGATGTGCATGGCTCCCTCACGGATGAAGATTCAGAGGGCATCAAAAAACTGCTTGGAATAGAAGACCCGGCCAAGTACATAACTCCGGTTCATCTTACGGACAGTCTCATAGATGATGCTCTCAAGGGTGTGGAAAAAGACCTCGATGAGAGACTGGTAGAAGCATATTCGGTGGTATCCAAAGACAAGGATATTGTCTTTATAGAAGGCACCGGTGGCATTGGCGGAGGTTCCATGTATGGACTTTCTGATCCCGAAATTGCTTCCAAACTGGAAACAAAGATGCTTCTTGTGACAAGATTTGATTCGATCTCTGCAGTAGACAGGATTTTGTGCGACATGCGCATAATCGGGAATAATGAGATGCTCACAGGGCTTATACTCAATGAGGTTCCGCTGAATATGGCTGACAGGGTATCCGACCTTGTGGTTCCATTCCTGGAGAAAAAAGGCATAAAGGTATTTGGTACCATTCATGAAGATGATACACTGCGTTCGGTATTTATCTCTGAGATCGTTGAGGATCTCCATGCAGAGGTTCTTGTTGCACCTCACAAACTGGACCAGCTTGTAGAGCACTATCTGGTAGGCGCAATGGAAGTCGGTTCTGCTATCAAGTATTTCAGGCGCCAGCCTAACAGCGCAGTTATCACAGGTGGTGACAGGGCGGATCTACAGATGGCTGCCATCGAATCAAGGGTCAAGTGCCTCATACTGACAGGTAATATGCGTCCAAGCGGTGCTGTCCTTGCAAGTGCTGAGGAAGCAGAGATCCCGGTGATTCTTGTGCGTGGCGATACTATGAACACTATCGAGAGAATGGAGAATCTCATAGGACATGCCCACATAAAACAGCAGGTCAAACTGGACAGGGTCGTTGAGCTTCTGAAAAATCATCTTGATATTCCTGCAATCGCAGAGAGTATCGGGGTTGAACTGAAATAA
- a CDS encoding acetate--CoA ligase family protein — translation MLEKMFNPNSVAVIGASRTKGKVGRAVLENLMQNSELKVIPINPNVDEILGLPCYPNIIDVPGEAKADLAVIVVPAKMVPGSIDECGQAGVENVIVISAGFKEAGVEGARLERECISLCEQYGMKMIGPNCLGIIDTASGLNASFAANVAYEGNIALMSQSGAICTVTLDWAERIGAGFSKFISLGNKAVLAENEFLQLFENDPSTAVIAAYLEGVKDGPEFIKIAQRVSRSKPIIIVKSGRTSVGSRAVSSHTGTLAGSDAAYNAGFKQGGVIRADSLEEMLDYSRAFSVCPLPEGRNIAIITNAGGLGILTADACYNAGLSIASFEENTIERLREKLPAAANFYDPVDVLGDAGADLYEHALDVVLEDINVNGAIVLVSPQSMTDVPGIAEKVAEKIKKSKKPILCNFAGGSRIAAGEDVLNSYGIPNYSSSERAVASMNALCNYYTIKNRKQEQPEKLSSDTEFARSFINRASSEKRRTHGLESMDILKAYDIPVVDSRIAKTLPEAIKAAEGMGYPVVMKILSPDISHKTDVGGIRLNLKHADDVERAYNSMMSDVRHYMPEAAVTGVQLQKMIGGGKEVIIGMDRDPQFGPLLMFGLGGTYVEFLKDVSFAVAPITVAEAKHMVSSIKTYPLIAGVRGETASDIDSIVQTLLKVSQLVTDFPEILEFEINPLMVMPEGEGCVAMDIRFTLES, via the coding sequence ATGCTGGAAAAAATGTTCAATCCTAATTCTGTAGCCGTAATAGGTGCTTCCAGGACAAAAGGCAAAGTAGGGAGAGCCGTACTTGAAAACCTGATGCAAAATTCAGAGCTTAAGGTCATACCCATAAACCCCAACGTTGACGAAATACTTGGACTTCCCTGTTATCCTAATATAATAGATGTTCCGGGTGAAGCAAAAGCGGACCTTGCAGTAATAGTAGTTCCGGCAAAGATGGTGCCCGGGTCTATTGATGAATGCGGTCAGGCAGGGGTGGAAAATGTTATTGTTATCTCAGCTGGCTTTAAAGAGGCTGGCGTTGAGGGTGCGCGTCTTGAACGTGAGTGCATATCACTTTGCGAGCAGTATGGTATGAAGATGATAGGGCCCAATTGTCTGGGTATCATCGATACTGCCTCAGGTCTTAATGCATCCTTTGCGGCTAATGTAGCTTATGAAGGAAACATTGCATTGATGTCCCAGTCAGGTGCAATATGCACGGTCACTCTTGATTGGGCTGAGAGGATTGGTGCAGGTTTTTCAAAATTTATAAGTCTTGGTAACAAGGCAGTGCTGGCAGAGAACGAGTTTTTGCAGTTGTTTGAAAATGACCCCTCAACAGCAGTTATCGCAGCTTATCTTGAGGGTGTAAAGGATGGCCCCGAATTCATAAAAATAGCACAGCGTGTGTCCCGTTCAAAACCGATCATAATTGTCAAGTCAGGCCGTACCTCGGTTGGTTCCAGGGCCGTATCCTCACATACAGGTACACTGGCGGGCTCGGATGCAGCCTACAATGCAGGTTTCAAGCAAGGAGGGGTCATACGGGCTGATTCGCTGGAAGAAATGCTGGACTACAGTCGTGCATTTTCTGTCTGCCCATTACCAGAGGGCAGGAATATCGCTATAATCACTAATGCCGGAGGCTTAGGTATCCTCACAGCCGATGCATGTTACAATGCAGGGCTTTCAATAGCTTCCTTTGAAGAGAATACAATTGAGCGATTACGGGAAAAGCTTCCAGCTGCAGCTAACTTCTATGACCCTGTAGATGTTCTTGGAGATGCTGGTGCTGATCTATATGAACATGCTCTTGATGTTGTTCTGGAAGATATCAATGTAAATGGCGCAATTGTTCTGGTGTCCCCGCAATCAATGACGGATGTACCGGGTATTGCTGAAAAGGTCGCAGAGAAGATAAAGAAGTCAAAGAAGCCGATACTGTGCAATTTTGCAGGCGGCAGCCGGATAGCTGCAGGTGAAGATGTGCTCAACAGTTATGGTATTCCTAATTACTCATCTTCCGAAAGGGCAGTTGCAAGCATGAATGCTCTCTGCAATTATTATACTATAAAGAACCGTAAGCAGGAACAGCCTGAAAAATTGAGTTCCGACACGGAATTTGCCCGTTCATTCATAAACCGTGCATCCTCGGAAAAGAGAAGGACACATGGCCTTGAGTCAATGGATATACTGAAAGCCTACGATATTCCTGTTGTGGATTCGAGAATTGCAAAGACACTTCCCGAAGCGATAAAAGCAGCAGAGGGTATGGGCTATCCAGTTGTCATGAAAATTCTCTCTCCTGATATTTCACATAAAACTGATGTAGGGGGTATCCGTCTTAATCTGAAACATGCGGATGACGTTGAGCGTGCCTATAATTCCATGATGTCAGATGTAAGGCATTACATGCCTGAGGCTGCAGTTACAGGTGTTCAACTCCAGAAGATGATAGGCGGAGGTAAAGAGGTAATCATAGGTATGGACAGGGATCCGCAGTTCGGTCCTTTGTTAATGTTCGGTCTGGGTGGTACGTATGTCGAGTTCCTGAAGGATGTCTCGTTCGCAGTTGCCCCTATAACTGTTGCAGAGGCAAAGCACATGGTCTCATCCATCAAGACCTACCCTCTCATTGCAGGTGTGAGGGGTGAAACCGCATCAGATATTGACTCGATTGTTCAAACCCTTCTGAAGGTTTCACAATTGGTCACGGATTTCCCGGAGATACTGGAATTTGAAATTAATCCTTTAATGGTTATGCCCGAAGGTGAGGGTTGTGTTGCAATGGATATCAGGTTCACCCTGGAAAGTTAA
- a CDS encoding putative Ig domain-containing protein: MISIALLITVLPALVSADSNETIVIGNTVANPDSSFSLPIFVKNVTNMNSLSMDLIFDSSLLSVDSIVANDTLSGSELTYYLNNSTGFANMTLSSVDVTAEEQFHVADILFSALASGYSDIIAENVSLENNTMLYPALFVFNGSVRVNHLPKIDYIADKTVNEGSELSFSVSASDVDDYALSYNVEGLPSGYDFNSTTGFFMWTPAIGDSDIYYANFSVSDGFAVDFTHANITVNEAILDQPPELSAIGNKNVDEDSLLSFTISAIDPDGDIVSYSYSSSTLPDSASLDSRTGFFSWTPGYDDAGIYEVEFTATANNVPDSETIIITVGGVDRAPELSAIGNKNVDEDSLLSFTISAIDPDGDIVSYSYSSSTLPDSASLDSRTGFFSWTPGYDGAGIYEVEFTATANGVPDSETIIITVGGVDRAPELSAIGNKNVDEDSLLSFTISAIDPDGDIVSYSYSSSTLPDSASLDSRTGFFSWTPGYDDAGIYEVEFTATANGVPDSETIIITVGGVDRAPELSAIGNKNVDEDSLLSFTISAIDPDGDIVSYSYSSSTLPDSASLDSRTGFFSWTPGYDGAGIYEVEFTATANGVPDSETIIITVGGVDRAPELSAIGNKNVDEDSLLSFTISAIDPDGDIVSYSYSSSTLPDSASLDSRTGFFSWTPGYDDAGIYEVEFTATANGVPDSETIIITVGGVDRAPELSAIGNKNVDEDSLLSFTISAIDPDGDIVSYSYSSSTLPDSASLDSRTGFFSWTPGYDDAGIYEVEFTATANGVPDSETIIITVGGVDRAPELSAIGNKNVDEDSLLSFTISAIDPDGDIVSYSYSSSTLPDSASLDSRTGFFSWTPGYDGAGIYEVEFTATANGVPDSETIIITVGGVDRAPELSAIGNKNVDEGSLLSFTISAIDPDGDIVSYSYSSSTLPDSASLDSRTGFFSWTPGYDDAGIYEVEFTATANGVPDSETIIITVGGVDRAPELSAIGNKNVDEGSLLSFTISAIDPDGDIVSYSYSSSTLPDSASLDSRTGFFSWTPGYDGAGIYEVEFTATANGVPDSEIININVVDVNREPILMVIGPQSVDENKPLTITPVATDDDDDTLYYSVVDSPSGSEIDESTGIFTWTPTYEQDGRYLIRFVVSDGQLEDTENVTVTVNDVNRPPVLNIQEPINVPENSTLILDLNASDPDDDILEYSKDVSFGTLQEDVFSWKPGYEDEGAYSVTFTVSDAEFKVSKTLTINVTHTNSPPVINFTSLILVNELETVTINLTAVDIDDDELEFSKDVEYGSISGNIFTWIPGINDNDIHKILFTVSDGQLSDSKLAIIAVGNTNIPPVIIHTGIQQVRENEMLTFTLNASDVDNDTLTYSCSELPAGANIESTNGTFTWTPTYEQAGTYTVELMVSDGIYPAVDAVVIKVENVNRAPVFDSIPTHTVNETETLVIHLDASDPDGDSMTFSTTAKNGKVIGNTFTWTPGYYDSGDYDLDFKVTDGYLTDNTTVHVEVYQTNMPPKIEYMGSYSVYENNTLQFFVEATDGDNDSLTYSVSGLPKGASFNTSTGQFTWKPSYTQSGTYSVEFQVTDGELNASEAVSIRVYDVDLRNIADFSGFETSSSGSSGGGSSSGAEDYDNVAYKDYSIKYVTQGMDIVFEFPNAENDLEYVKFHAVKAAGQVKAIIEILKERSTLVSSNPPGDVYRNINIWVGDAKFNSAGYMSSAEISFKVEKKWLTDNNADPSYIRLYRYSGGSWNELKTSRIGMDAKYYYYKAQTPGFSPFSIVSTGSIPVSVNTAVKSTVENVQYSYDADTRLESTESDSEAAIMNTALEPRSAHPVDIGIVFMGIIGIITIGSVLGYKSRNESVVLSRYYNVLYAVSASVRNAAKWPMYKLSSDSMHKDYTVISEKLKTIRSADYRILCQKKITEIKERQKQ, encoded by the coding sequence TTGATAAGCATAGCTTTGTTGATAACCGTATTGCCTGCACTTGTCAGTGCAGATTCTAATGAAACAATAGTAATAGGAAACACTGTCGCGAATCCTGATAGTTCATTTTCATTACCAATATTTGTTAAAAATGTAACGAATATGAATTCGTTATCTATGGATTTGATATTTGACTCGTCTTTGTTATCTGTTGACAGCATAGTTGCAAATGATACATTGTCAGGGTCTGAGCTGACATATTATCTGAATAATTCCACGGGTTTTGCTAATATGACCCTGAGTTCTGTAGATGTAACAGCAGAAGAACAATTCCATGTTGCTGATATTCTCTTCAGTGCTCTGGCAAGTGGTTATTCAGATATTATAGCAGAGAATGTTTCTCTTGAAAATAATACTATGTTGTATCCTGCGCTGTTCGTATTCAATGGCTCTGTCAGGGTCAATCATCTTCCAAAGATTGATTATATTGCTGATAAGACAGTTAACGAAGGTTCAGAATTGTCTTTTTCTGTATCTGCAAGTGACGTAGATGACTATGCACTTTCTTATAATGTTGAAGGCTTACCTTCTGGGTATGATTTTAACTCTACAACAGGATTCTTTATGTGGACACCGGCGATAGGTGATTCGGACATATATTATGCTAATTTTTCAGTTTCAGATGGTTTTGCAGTTGACTTTACACATGCCAATATTACCGTAAACGAAGCAATTTTGGATCAACCACCAGAACTCTCAGCTATCGGTAACAAGAACGTAGATGAGGACAGTCTTCTTAGTTTTACTATCTCTGCAATCGATCCTGACGGTGACATTGTAAGTTATTCCTATTCCTCTTCTACTCTTCCCGACTCTGCTAGCCTTGATTCCCGTACCGGTTTCTTCAGCTGGACTCCCGGATATGATGATGCCGGCATTTATGAAGTAGAGTTCACTGCAACAGCTAACAATGTTCCTGATTCAGAGACCATTATCATTACTGTTGGTGGAGTTGACCGAGCACCAGAACTCTCAGCTATCGGTAACAAGAACGTAGATGAGGACAGTCTTCTTAGTTTTACTATCTCTGCAATCGATCCTGACGGTGACATTGTAAGTTATTCCTATTCCTCTTCTACTCTTCCCGACTCTGCTAGCCTTGATTCCCGTACCGGTTTCTTCAGCTGGACTCCCGGATATGATGGTGCCGGCATTTATGAAGTGGAGTTCACTGCAACAGCTAACGGTGTTCCTGATTCAGAGACCATTATCATTACTGTTGGTGGAGTTGACCGAGCACCAGAACTCTCAGCCATTGGCAACAAGAACGTAGATGAGGACAGTCTTCTTAGTTTTACTATCTCTGCAATCGATCCTGACGGTGACATTGTAAGTTATTCCTATTCCTCTTCTACTCTTCCCGACTCTGCTAGCCTTGATTCCCGTACCGGTTTCTTCAGCTGGACTCCCGGATATGATGATGCCGGCATTTATGAAGTAGAGTTCACTGCAACAGCTAACGGTGTTCCTGATTCAGAGACCATTATCATTACTGTTGGTGGAGTTGACCGAGCACCAGAACTCTCAGCCATTGGCAACAAGAACGTAGATGAGGACAGTCTTCTTAGTTTTACTATCTCTGCAATCGATCCTGACGGTGACATTGTAAGTTATTCCTATTCCTCTTCTACTCTTCCCGACTCTGCTAGCCTTGATTCCCGTACCGGTTTCTTCAGCTGGACTCCCGGATATGATGGTGCCGGCATTTATGAAGTGGAGTTCACTGCAACAGCTAACGGTGTTCCTGATTCAGAGACCATTATCATTACTGTTGGTGGAGTTGACCGAGCACCAGAACTCTCAGCCATTGGCAACAAGAACGTAGATGAGGACAGTCTTCTTAGTTTTACTATCTCTGCAATCGATCCTGACGGTGACATTGTAAGTTATTCCTATTCCTCTTCTACTCTTCCCGACTCTGCTAGCCTTGATTCCCGTACCGGTTTCTTCAGCTGGACTCCCGGATATGATGATGCCGGCATTTATGAAGTAGAGTTCACTGCAACAGCTAACGGTGTTCCTGATTCAGAGACCATTATCATTACTGTTGGTGGAGTTGACCGAGCACCAGAACTCTCAGCCATTGGCAACAAGAACGTAGATGAGGACAGTCTTCTTAGTTTTACTATCTCTGCAATCGATCCTGACGGTGACATTGTAAGTTATTCCTATTCCTCTTCTACTCTTCCCGACTCTGCTAGCCTTGATTCCCGTACCGGTTTCTTCAGCTGGACTCCCGGATATGATGATGCCGGCATTTATGAAGTAGAGTTCACTGCAACAGCTAACGGTGTTCCTGATTCAGAGACCATTATCATTACTGTTGGTGGAGTTGACCGAGCACCAGAACTCTCAGCCATTGGCAACAAGAACGTAGATGAGGACAGTCTTCTTAGTTTTACTATCTCTGCAATCGATCCTGACGGTGACATTGTAAGTTATTCCTATTCCTCTTCTACTCTTCCCGACTCTGCTAGCCTTGATTCCCGTACCGGTTTCTTCAGCTGGACTCCCGGATATGATGGTGCCGGCATTTATGAAGTGGAGTTCACTGCAACAGCTAACGGTGTTCCTGATTCAGAGACCATTATCATTACTGTTGGTGGAGTTGACCGAGCACCAGAACTCTCAGCCATTGGCAACAAGAACGTAGATGAGGGCAGTCTTCTTAGTTTTACTATCTCTGCAATCGATCCTGACGGTGACATTGTAAGTTATTCCTATTCCTCTTCTACTCTTCCCGACTCTGCTAGCCTTGATTCCCGTACCGGTTTCTTCAGCTGGACTCCCGGATATGATGATGCCGGCATTTATGAAGTGGAGTTCACTGCAACAGCTAACGGTGTTCCTGATTCAGAGACCATTATCATTACTGTTGGTGGAGTTGACCGAGCACCAGAACTCTCAGCCATTGGCAACAAGAACGTAGATGAGGGCAGTCTTCTTAGTTTTACTATCTCTGCAATCGATCCTGACGGTGACATTGTAAGTTATTCCTATTCCTCTTCTACTCTTCCCGACTCTGCTAGCCTTGATTCCCGTACCGGTTTCTTCAGCTGGACTCCCGGATATGATGGTGCCGGCATTTATGAAGTGGAGTTCACTGCAACAGCTAACGGTGTTCCTGATTCAGAGATCATCAACATAAATGTAGTGGATGTCAACCGTGAACCCATACTCATGGTGATAGGTCCTCAATCCGTAGATGAAAATAAACCCCTTACAATTACTCCGGTTGCAACGGATGACGATGACGACACACTTTATTATTCTGTAGTAGACTCTCCATCAGGTTCGGAAATAGATGAATCTACGGGTATATTTACCTGGACACCAACGTATGAGCAGGATGGACGCTACCTGATCAGGTTCGTAGTTTCAGATGGACAGCTGGAAGACACAGAAAATGTAACCGTCACAGTAAACGATGTCAATAGACCACCTGTTCTTAACATTCAGGAGCCGATTAATGTTCCAGAGAACTCAACTTTGATTCTGGATTTGAATGCTTCGGATCCGGACGATGATATTCTCGAGTACTCAAAGGATGTATCTTTTGGTACTTTGCAGGAAGATGTCTTTTCATGGAAACCCGGGTATGAAGATGAGGGTGCCTATTCTGTCACATTCACTGTAAGTGATGCTGAGTTCAAGGTAAGTAAAACACTGACCATTAATGTCACACATACCAACTCTCCACCAGTAATTAATTTCACATCGCTTATACTGGTCAACGAGCTTGAAACTGTAACCATTAACCTCACAGCCGTTGATATTGATGATGACGAACTGGAATTCTCAAAGGATGTGGAATATGGATCCATCTCAGGTAATATCTTTACATGGATTCCTGGTATAAACGATAACGATATCCACAAAATACTATTTACAGTATCTGACGGCCAGCTTTCTGATTCAAAGCTTGCCATCATTGCAGTTGGTAACACCAATATTCCTCCTGTAATAATACATACGGGAATTCAACAGGTAAGGGAAAACGAAATGCTGACTTTCACTTTGAATGCTTCTGATGTCGATAATGATACGTTGACATATTCATGCTCAGAACTACCTGCTGGGGCTAATATTGAAAGTACGAACGGAACCTTCACCTGGACTCCTACATATGAGCAGGCCGGCACCTATACGGTGGAGCTCATGGTCTCTGATGGGATATACCCTGCAGTTGATGCGGTTGTAATAAAAGTGGAGAATGTCAATCGTGCACCGGTATTTGATTCAATTCCCACGCATACTGTAAATGAGACCGAGACATTGGTGATACATCTCGATGCAAGTGACCCGGACGGTGATTCTATGACTTTTTCAACAACTGCTAAAAATGGAAAGGTTATAGGTAATACATTTACCTGGACACCAGGCTATTATGACAGTGGTGATTACGATCTTGATTTTAAAGTTACTGACGGCTATCTGACAGACAACACTACGGTTCATGTGGAGGTATATCAGACTAACATGCCACCAAAAATAGAATACATGGGTTCATATTCAGTATATGAAAACAATACTTTGCAATTCTTTGTGGAAGCCACAGACGGGGATAATGATTCCCTGACTTACTCCGTCAGTGGATTGCCAAAGGGTGCGTCTTTTAACACATCAACAGGACAATTCACGTGGAAACCAAGTTACACTCAGTCTGGTACCTATTCAGTTGAATTCCAGGTCACAGATGGGGAACTGAATGCATCAGAGGCTGTATCCATCAGAGTTTATGACGTTGATTTACGTAATATTGCAGATTTTAGCGGATTCGAGACATCAAGCAGTGGCAGTTCGGGAGGTGGCTCATCAAGCGGTGCTGAGGATTATGATAATGTCGCATATAAGGACTACTCCATAAAATACGTAACACAAGGCATGGATATAGTATTCGAATTCCCAAATGCGGAAAATGATCTTGAGTATGTGAAATTCCATGCAGTAAAGGCGGCAGGTCAGGTAAAAGCAATAATTGAGATACTAAAGGAGCGTTCAACTCTTGTCAGCAGCAACCCACCAGGAGATGTCTATCGTAATATCAATATATGGGTGGGGGATGCCAAATTTAATTCTGCTGGTTATATGTCATCGGCAGAGATCAGCTTTAAGGTTGAGAAAAAGTGGCTTACTGACAATAATGCAGACCCTTCATATATAAGGCTGTACAGGTATTCAGGTGGTTCCTGGAATGAACTGAAAACTTCAAGGATAGGTATGGATGCCAAATATTATTACTACAAGGCTCAAACGCCCGGATTCTCTCCATTCTCCATTGTAAGTACAGGGTCAATTCCAGTTTCTGTGAACACTGCAGTGAAGAGCACAGTTGAAAACGTGCAATACAGTTATGATGCTGATACAAGACTTGAGTCCACTGAATCAGATTCTGAGGCAGCTATAATGAACACAGCATTGGAGCCTAGGTCAGCACATCCTGTGGATATTGGTATAGTCTTCATGGGAATCATCGGAATTATTACCATTGGTTCTGTACTGGGTTACAAGTCAAGGAATGAATCCGTAGTTCTTTCCAGATACTATAATGTATTATATGCAGTTTCAGCTTCTGTGAGAAATGCTGCAAAATGGCCGATGTATAAATTGAGCTCAGATTCTATGCATAAGGATTATACAGTTATTTCCGAAAAATTGAAGACTATCAGGTCTGCAGATTACAGGATCCTGTGTCAGAAAAAAATTACTGAGATAAAGGAAAGGCAAAAACAGTAG
- a CDS encoding PGF-pre-PGF domain-containing protein: MIIVSAVPVTVTGISVNTAPANTVYYEGESLDLSGLVVNITKSDSTVEVIDFSAFDSNGLSTDPANSTVLSTENGTVTIIHTSGLSTSQSITVNTVAVTGISVNTAPANTVYYEGESLDLSGLVVNITKSDSTVEVIDFSAFDSNGLSTDPANSTALSTENSTVTIIHTSGLSTSQSITVNTVAVTGISVNTAPTNTVYYEGDSLDLSGLVVNITKSDSTVEEIEFSAFDSNGLSTDPGNGTVLSTEDGTVTISHTSGLGTSQLITVNAVSTTTSTSGSGGGGGGSLSSGEKYENIAFKDYVLKAVVKDTETVFSFYKEDNSIVSVSFTSKLNGGQVKAVVETLVGTSSQVSSSAPGNVYKNMNIYVDTKLGADVIGNSKINFKVEKSWTDDNKFDLSTITLFRYSSGAWDQLPTEMTGEDESYYYFTSTTPGFSPFAISSIDPSLIAEESTAEEAVSSSSDTEDMVMSTEDAVSVESTTDTSQESRSTLPFMYIIALVGLVFIGAFGYKGRFYYEKLYMQIGNPDGKRYRRIKK, from the coding sequence ATGATTATTGTAAGTGCAGTACCTGTAACCGTAACCGGTATTTCAGTAAATACTGCACCAGCAAATACTGTTTATTATGAAGGCGAATCTCTGGATCTTAGCGGTCTTGTAGTCAACATTACTAAATCTGATTCCACTGTGGAGGTAATTGATTTTAGTGCGTTTGATTCAAATGGCCTTTCAACTGATCCTGCTAATAGTACTGTACTTAGTACTGAGAACGGCACAGTAACCATTATTCATACAAGTGGTCTGAGTACTAGCCAGTCAATTACAGTTAATACAGTTGCAGTAACCGGTATTTCAGTAAATACTGCACCAGCAAATACTGTTTATTATGAAGGCGAATCTCTGGATCTTAGCGGTCTTGTAGTCAACATTACTAAATCTGATTCCACTGTGGAGGTAATTGATTTTAGTGCGTTTGATTCAAATGGCCTTTCAACTGATCCTGCTAATAGTACTGCACTTAGTACTGAGAACAGCACAGTAACCATTATTCATACAAGTGGTCTGAGTACTAGCCAGTCAATTACAGTTAATACAGTTGCAGTAACCGGTATTTCAGTAAATACTGCACCAACAAATACTGTCTATTATGAAGGCGATTCTCTGGATCTTAGCGGTCTTGTAGTCAACATTACTAAATCTGATTCCACTGTGGAGGAAATTGAGTTTAGTGCGTTTGATTCGAATGGCCTTTCAACTGATCCTGGCAATGGTACTGTACTTAGTACTGAGGACGGCACAGTAACCATTAGTCATACAAGTGGTCTGGGTACTAGCCAGTTAATTACTGTAAATGCAGTCTCAACTACAACATCCACATCCGGTTCAGGTGGCGGTGGTGGAGGCTCCCTTTCTTCCGGTGAAAAGTATGAGAATATTGCTTTCAAGGATTATGTCCTGAAGGCAGTTGTAAAAGATACTGAAACAGTTTTCTCCTTTTACAAGGAGGACAACAGTATTGTTTCGGTAAGTTTTACTTCAAAGCTTAATGGTGGGCAGGTAAAAGCAGTAGTTGAAACGCTGGTGGGTACTTCATCACAGGTAAGCTCCAGTGCACCGGGCAATGTTTACAAGAATATGAATATATATGTAGATACAAAACTTGGGGCAGATGTCATAGGTAATTCAAAGATCAATTTCAAGGTGGAAAAGAGCTGGACCGATGATAATAAGTTTGATCTCTCCACAATTACACTTTTCAGGTACTCCAGTGGTGCTTGGGATCAGTTACCAACTGAGATGACAGGAGAAGATGAATCTTATTACTATTTCACTTCAACAACTCCTGGTTTCTCACCATTTGCTATTTCAAGCATTGATCCGTCTTTAATAGCAGAGGAGTCCACGGCTGAAGAGGCTGTATCCAGTTCTTCTGATACGGAAGATATGGTTATGTCTACTGAGGATGCAGTTTCAGTTGAATCAACAACTGACACATCCCAAGAGAGTAGATCAACGCTTCCATTCATGTATATCATAGCACTGGTTGGTTTAGTGTTTATCGGAGCATTTGGTTACAAGGGCAGGTTTTACTATGAAAAACTGTACATGCAAATAGGAAATCCTGATGGTAAAAGGTACAGGCGTATAAAGAAGTGA